A window from Littorina saxatilis isolate snail1 linkage group LG9, US_GU_Lsax_2.0, whole genome shotgun sequence encodes these proteins:
- the LOC138976810 gene encoding kinesin-like protein KIF22: MDVSASRKRPTISGASRKPLDMVMERKKSGEKRQTRVKVVIRVRPPLTQDNSKICVGTAGNKVEIFNHRNIKENLQYEFSSVFDKSSSQREIFEVCVKPLLGHAIKGENVSIFAYGPTGAGKTYTMLGTEEDPGMIPRVMHTLFQSLPAHCGTAAGPALNAASDHKVSFSFLEIYNEKVQDLLNPSETDLPIREDGNHNIFVAGLTEKVIRSFDDFKHLFGPASKNRTMAATKLNDRSSRSHCIVQLKVDSRRGNQVYHGKIYLIDLAGSEDNRRTGNIGIRLKESGAINKSLFVLGEVVDAINNNLPRIPYRNSKLTRLLQDSIGGSCHAVMITNVSPEESFYYDTYCTLNFATKSRKIVNSNTASISVDRPAEPPKSLKRSHSESQRVGGKTAKHPKLSDGHSTSSHASPPPSADISPLGPLVQRQDHLERTVKGCMKKMEDLVSKIHLKSASKPRHPTSKPDPALAEIQRQLTQVQRQLKELEQHREKPAVTEQQRKKEQKPDRRRSLRKALASVPSIDSVLKDKTNTGSSSQAPVKGVTKSGVWMTEDPSCSPLFVPAPSSLSFNKGFKSTACKTSAAPRTPSKFKSDAANFTSQQKKQNEEFLTILNTAPVRRLQELHTVGAKRARLIFDWRQAHGDFSSFDDLGDIPGFTQKYIHSLLQRNFILTDD, translated from the exons ATGGACGTTTCAGCATCAAGAAAGCGGCCAACAATCTCTG GTGCTTCTCGCAAACCTCTTGACATGGTCATGGAGAGAAAGAAGAGTGGAGAAAAACGACAGACGAGGGTGAAGGTGGTGATCAGAGTGCGCCCCCCTCTGACACAGGACAACAGCAAGATCTGCGTGGGGACAGCAGGCAACAAAGTGGAGATCTTCAACCATAGAAACATCAAAGAAAATCTCCAGTATGA GTTTTCTTCAGTGTTTGACAAAAGCAGCAGCCAGAGGGAGATATTTGAGGTGTGTGTGAAGCCGCTGCTTGGTCACGCCATCAAGGGCGAGAATGTCTCCATCTTTGCTTATGGGCCAACAGGAGCAG GCAAGACGTACACCATGCTGGGGACAGAGGAGGACCCAGGCATGATCCCTCGTGTTATGCACACGCTCTTCCAGTCCCTGCCCGCCCACTGTGGGACCGCTGCCGGCCCGGCGCTGAACGCCGCTAGCGACCACAAGGTGTCCTTCTCCTTCCTGGAGATCTACAATGAGAAG GTGCAAGACTTGCTGAACCCGTCAGAGACAGACCTACCTATCAGGGAGGACGGCAACCACAACATCTTCGTGGCAGGCCTCACGGAAAAGGTCATCCGCAGTTTTGACGACTTCAAGCACTTGTTTGGGCCTGCGTCCAAAAACAG AACGATGGCAGCGACCAAGCTGAACGACCGGTCGAGTCGCAGTCACTGTATCGTGCAGCTCAAGGTGGACAGTCGCCGCGGTAACCAGGTGTACCACGGCAAGATCTACCTCATCGACCTGGCCGGCTCCGAGGACAACAGACGCACTGGAAACATCGGCATCAG GCTGAAGGAGAGCGGGGCCATCAACAAGTCACTGTTTGTGCTGGGGGAGGTGGTGGACGCCATCAACAACAACCTG CCCAGGATTCCGTACAGAAACAGCAAGCTGACTCGACTGCTTCAG GATTCTATCGGGGGCAGCTGTCATGCAGTCATGATCACTAACGTGTCACCAGAGGAGTCGTTTTACTACGACACCTACTGCACGCTCAACTTTGCCACCAAGAGTCGCAAGATCGTCAACAGTAACACCGCGTCCATCTCCGTCGACAGACCTGCTG AGCCCCCAAAGTCACTGAAACGTAGCCACTCGGAGAGCCAGAGGGTGGGCGGAAAGACAGCGAAGCATCCTAAGCTGTCCGACGGTCACTCCACATCCAGTCACGCTTCACCGCCTCCTTCCGCTGACATCAGTCCTCTGGG CCCCCTGGTACAGCGACAGGACCACCTGGAGCGCACGGTCAAGGGCTGCATGAAGAAGATGGAGGACCTGGTCAGCAAGATCCACCTCAAGTCCGCCTCCAAGCCGCGGCACCCGACCTCCAAACCTGACCCCGCCCTGGCAGAGATCCAGCGACAGCTCACCCAG GTGCAGCGTCAGCTAAAGGAGCTGGAGCAACACCGAGAAAAACCGGCAGTAACGGAGCAGCAACGGAAGAAAGAGCAGAAACCTGACCGGCGACGCAGTCTGCGCAAAGCCTTGGCTTCGGTTCCCTCCATTGACAGTGTCTTGAAAG acaAGACCAACACGGGCAGCTCATCCCAGGCGCCAGTGAAGGGCGTGACGAAGTCTGGCGTCTGGATGACAGAGGATCCCAGCTGTTCCCCGCTCTTCGTGCCCGCCCCCTCCTCCCTCAGTTTCAACAAGGGGTTCAAATCCACCGCATGTAAAACTTCTGCGG CCCCAAGAACACCTAGCAAATTTAAGTCTGACGCAGCCAACTTCACCAGTCAGCAGAAAAAGCAAA ATGAAGAGTTCCTGACGATCCTCAACACGGCGCCAGTACGACGGCTACAGGAGCTGCACACGGTGGGCGCCAAGAGAGCGCGGCTCATCTTTGACTGGAGGCAGGCACACGGAGACTTCTCTTCT TTTGACGACCTGGGGGACATTCCTGGATTCACACAGAAATACATTCACAGCCTCTTGCAG AGAAACTTTATCCTTACCGACGACTGA